From Kangiella sp. TOML190, one genomic window encodes:
- a CDS encoding peroxiredoxin, with translation MKKLFVLLSVCGMIFAGTATASDFVGQLAPNFKLMAQDGSLKSLDDYKDKWLVLYFYPKDDTPGCTTEAKNFRDAYDKFQKINTHIVGISLDHNSSHQEFSKKYQLPFDILSDTEKKAAKAYKVMGGFGPVEYTKRQTFIIDPDGNIVFHFEKVNADEHSKNVMAKLTQLQKELL, from the coding sequence ATGAAAAAACTATTTGTACTCTTATCAGTTTGCGGCATGATTTTCGCTGGAACAGCAACTGCTAGTGATTTCGTTGGTCAATTAGCGCCTAATTTTAAGTTAATGGCACAAGATGGCAGTTTAAAATCGCTCGATGATTATAAAGACAAATGGTTGGTTTTGTACTTTTATCCCAAAGATGACACTCCAGGCTGCACCACCGAAGCAAAAAACTTCCGCGATGCTTACGACAAATTTCAAAAAATTAATACTCACATCGTTGGGATCTCGCTAGATCATAATAGCTCACACCAAGAGTTCAGTAAAAAATACCAGCTACCCTTCGACATTCTTTCTGACACAGAGAAGAAAGCTGCCAAGGCTTATAAGGTAATGGGTGGTTTCGGCCCTGTTGAATACACTAAACGGCAAACCTTTATTATCGATCCGGATGGCAATATCGTTTTTCACTTTGAAAAAGTCAATGCCGACGAGCACTCCAAAAATGTAATGGCCAAGCTGACGCAGCTGCAAAAAGAGTTACTCTAG
- a CDS encoding YaeQ family protein yields the protein MALKATIYKALVNIADLDQQYYGELNLTLAQHPSESDKRMMVRLVAYILNAQERLEFTKGLSEDGEPEIWLKDYTGDIELWIELGRPDETRLRKASHKSQQVLLYCYDEKASEVWWKNHQHKLRDYKNLSVFAINDEQLAGVSTMIERTMQLQATIEDEQLWLSNSDKSQLIDVIKLK from the coding sequence ATGGCGCTTAAAGCTACCATTTATAAAGCTTTGGTCAATATTGCCGATTTGGATCAGCAATATTACGGTGAATTGAACTTGACCCTTGCGCAACATCCTTCCGAGTCGGACAAACGCATGATGGTGCGACTGGTTGCCTATATTTTAAATGCTCAAGAGCGCTTGGAGTTTACCAAAGGTTTGTCGGAAGACGGCGAGCCTGAAATTTGGCTTAAAGACTATACTGGCGATATCGAGCTGTGGATTGAATTAGGGCGACCGGATGAGACGCGCTTGCGCAAAGCTAGTCACAAGTCGCAGCAAGTATTGCTGTATTGTTATGATGAGAAGGCCAGCGAGGTTTGGTGGAAAAATCATCAGCATAAATTACGGGATTATAAAAATCTTAGCGTCTTTGCTATTAATGATGAGCAGCTGGCAGGGGTTAGCACCATGATCGAGCGTACCATGCAACTACAAGCAACCATCGAAGATGAACAATTGTGGTTGAGCAATAGCGACAAAAGCCAGCTGATCGATGTTATTAAGCTAAAGTGA
- a CDS encoding HAD family hydrolase, which produces MFDWDGTLMDSTGRIVSAMQQTARNLALAIPSEDAVKGIIGLGLTECFNILFPDLKEHAAITEEYRYQYVEGDKTPSPLFDGVEQVLLELKAKGYQLAVATGKAREGLDRVLKVTGLKEFFTHTIGANEVENGKPSPDMLNILMNKSNVSAKQLVMIGDTGFDLQMAQNVGAYSIGVSFGAQSKQQLKLYQPVAIIDQFRQLKAFFNPSWRLKLPFIKLWSILPIWISNITVN; this is translated from the coding sequence GTGTTTGATTGGGATGGGACCCTTATGGATTCTACTGGCCGGATTGTTTCTGCCATGCAACAAACTGCGCGAAATCTAGCTTTGGCTATCCCGAGTGAGGATGCAGTCAAAGGCATCATCGGTTTGGGTTTAACGGAGTGTTTTAATATTTTGTTTCCTGACTTGAAAGAGCATGCAGCTATAACGGAGGAATATCGCTATCAATATGTGGAAGGCGATAAAACCCCTAGTCCTTTGTTCGATGGGGTAGAGCAGGTGTTATTGGAGCTGAAAGCTAAAGGTTACCAATTGGCGGTGGCGACCGGTAAAGCGCGCGAAGGGCTCGATAGAGTATTAAAAGTAACCGGCTTGAAAGAATTTTTTACTCATACCATTGGTGCTAATGAAGTAGAAAATGGCAAACCCAGCCCGGATATGCTCAATATTTTAATGAACAAAAGCAACGTTAGCGCCAAGCAGTTGGTGATGATCGGTGATACGGGTTTTGATTTGCAGATGGCGCAAAACGTAGGCGCTTATTCTATCGGCGTCAGCTTTGGCGCCCAATCCAAACAGCAGTTAAAGCTTTATCAACCTGTGGCGATTATCGATCAATTTCGCCAACTTAAGGCTTTTTTTAATCCCTCATGGCGCTTAAAGCTACCATTTATAAAGCTTTGGTCAATATTGCCGATTTGGATCAGCAATATTACGGTGAATTGA